Below is a window of Staphylococcus succinus DNA.
ACGCGACGTATCATCAAAGAAAATATAGAAACTGTGATTCAACATGGTGCGGTTGATACCGTGATACCAGCTACAGATACCATTATTACTTCGGATGATGGGGAATCCATTCAATCTATCCCTGTAAGAAGTGAAATGTATCAAGGGCAAACCCCTCAATCATTTAATATTCAATTGTTAAAACATACTTACAATGAGTTATCAAATGAGAATAAGAAAATATTGACGGATGCTTGTAAGATACTGGTAGTGGCAGGTAAACCTGTGAAAATTGTCATGGGAGAATTATACAATATTAAAATTACGACCCCTTATGATCTTAAAGTTGCTAACTCAATCATAAAAGGTGGGATGTCGCGTGATTAATCAAGTATATCAACTTGTATCGCCCAGACAATTTGAAGTAACGTACAATAACGAAGATATAAAAAGTGATAAAGTCATTGTACGCCCTTTGTATTTATCTATTTGTGCAGCGGACCAAAGGTATTATACAGGAAGTAGAAATCATAAAGTTTTAGAACAAAAGCTACCTATGTCATTAATTCATGAGGGTGTAGGAGAAGTAGTTTATGACAATAAAGGGATATATCATCCAGGTACAAGAGTACTTATGGTTCCAAATACACCCGTAGAAGAAGATGAAGTGATTGCTGAGAACTATTTAGCAAGTAGCAAATTTAGGTCTAGCGGTTATGATGGATTTATGCAAGATTATGTTTTTATGAATCATGATAGAGTAGTTGAAATAGATGAGGGTATAGAAGATTTAAGTACGATTGCCTATTCTGAATTAGTAACAGTGAGTTGGCATGCAATACAACGCTTTGAACGTAAATCTATTGCTTATAAGAATAGTTTTGCAGTTTGGGGAGATGGGAATTTAGGATATATAACTGCTATCTTACTTCACACAGTTTATCCAAACGCTAAAATTTACGTATTTGGTAAAACAGATTATAAACTAAGTCATTTTTCATTTGTAGAAAAGGTCTTTCATATACATGATGTACCTGAAGGTGTAACGTTTGATCATGGTTTTGAATGTGTAGGTGGAAAAGGTAGTCAATCAGCCATTAACCAGATCATCGATTTGATTTCTCCAGAAGGGACGATTAGCTTATTAGGCGTAAATGAATATCCTGTAGAAGTAAATACGCGTTTAGTATTAGAAAAAGGATTAACGCTATTTGGTAGTAGTAGAAGTGGTGTGCAAGACTTTAAAGATATTGCTAATTTATATAAAAATCATCCTGATGTTGTTGAAAAGTTAGCCTTATTAAAAGGAAATGAGTTTGAAGTTAAGAACATTAATGATGCTGTGAAAGCTTTTGAAGAAGATTTATCAACATCATGGGGAAAAACGGTAATTAAATGGATTATGTAATTAGCACATATACTTTCTCGATTCAGCAATCATACTCATTCGCTTGAATCTACACAATTAAGATGAAAGATAAACTTCATAACGCAATTAGAGAGGATTTGTTAAATTGGGTAAATCTAAAATAATAATTGATAATATCTACTGGGAACGTATTCAATTATTTATTGAAGGTCATGTAGATGACATCATAATGAATAAGCACAATTTTATATTACGAAATTTAACTGAGACAAAGGAGCTACTTGCCAATAATGTACAGATAAATGGTAATAAATTTAAAGCACGCTTTAATGTAGCAATTCTTGATAATGGAAACTACCTTCCATCAGGAGAATATTTGTTAATTTATAAAGGTGACTACGATTACATTGGAAATATTAATGAACGATTATTAGATGCAAATGAATATGAGTTAACAGAGGAACAATTAGAAGCATATGAAAACCAGGAAACAGAAAATGGTAAAAACAATTATCTATTAAATTGCTATAAGTGGACATTCAAAAAAGGTGGCAACTCAAAGACAACAGAATATACCGTTAGACCAATGATTTCGAGTGAAGTAAATGAATTTGTATTAAATATTAATTTTAAAGTGCCTGTACCTAAAATGAATCCAGTCAAAGAAAAGATGAAAGAGTTAAAATTAAAATATAATCAATATTCTTTTAATGTACGAAATACAATGTTTAAATTCATTTTTAATACAACAAAATTTTTCCATTTGAAAAAAGGGAATACGGTCTTGTTTACTTCTGATTCAAGAGCCGATATATCTGGGAATTTTGAGTATGTATATAATGAAATGTTAAGACAAAATTTAGACGAAAAATACAAAATTCATTGTTTATTTAAATCTAATATTTCTGCGAGAAGAAACTTTATTGATAAATTTAAATTCCCATATTTACTAGGTAAAGCTGATTATATATTTGTAGATGATTTTCACCCATTACTTTATACTGTGAATTTTAGGAAAAGCCAAGAAATCATTCAAGTTTGGCATGCTGTAGGTGCATTTAAAACTGTTGGATACAGCCGTGCAGGTAAAAAGGGCGGTCCATTTTTCAACTCTGTTAATCATAGAAATTACACAAAAGCCTTTGTGTCATCAGAAACAGATATTCCATTTTATGGGGAGGCTTTTGGGATAAAAGAACAAAATATTATTCCAACTGGTGTACCTAGAACAGATACGTTATTTGACAAAAACTATGAGCAACAAATAGTTGCAGAAATGGAAGAAGTATTACCTATTATTAAAGGAAAAAAAGTAGTGCTTTTTGCGCCTACATTTAGAGGTAATGGTCATCATACTGCACACTATCCATTTTTTAAAATTGATTTTGCAAGATTTGCGCGTTATTGTCGTGAAAATAATGCAGTCGTATTATTTAAAATGCATCCATTTGTTAAAAATAGATTAAGAATTCCTAGAGAATATGAACAATACTTTGTAGATGTATCAGATATGAGAGAAGTAAACGATATCTTGTTTATTACAGACATTTTAATCAGTGATTATTCTTCCTTGGTATACGAATTTGCAGTTTTCAAACGCCCTATGCTATTTTATGCGTTTGATTTAGAAGACTACATTACTTCTCGGGACTTTTATGAACCATATGAGACTTTCGTTCCAGGAAAGATTGTTCAATCATTCGATAATTTAATTACGTCATTAGACAACGAAGATTATGAACTAGAGAAAGTAGAGCCCTTCTTAGATAAACACTTTAAATATCAAGATGGACGCTCTAGTGAACGTTTGGTAAGACATTTATTCGGAAGTTAAGAATATCTATAAGCTAAATATAAGGTTAAATTTTGTGAGTGAAGTGCAAAGGAAAATATAAACTCTAAGTATATGAAGATTGAACAGCACTATTGTTAAGAAATCCATAAAGTAGGATTGTTAACTAACAAGCGACTGATTTTTTAATATCTTTATTGAGCGCAGTATACGACTTTGTAATGGCACTCACTTTTTTACGAGGTGAGGTTAGTAATGAAATTTTCAATTATAGTACCGAGTTATAATTCAGAGGCATATATCAAAGAGCTTATGCAAAGCCTTCAACAACAAACGTTTAATAAAAAAGATTTTGAAGTGATACTTGTTGATGATTGCTCTACAGATGACACACTAAAAATCGTAGAACCTTTTAAGAACACATTGAATTTGGTTGTAAAGCAGCTTGAATTTAATTCAGGTGGACCAGGTAAACCAAGAAATACAGCGTTAGAAATTGCACAAGGGGAGTATGTATTCTTTGTAGATTCTGACGATTACATTAACCCAGATACTTTAAAAGATGTCGCAGGTTTTGTGGACAATAATAATGCTGATGTAGTCTTAGTGAAAATGCAAGGCGTCAATGGTCGTGGAGTGCCAAAATCAATGTTCCAAAGAACCAGTGATTCTGTGACACTTTCCAATTCTAGAATTATGTACACATTGAGTCCTACAAAGTTTTATAGAACCTCACTTCTAAAAAAGCATGGTATTGTATTCCCAGAAGATTTGAAAAGTGCGGAAGACCAATTATTTACTATGAAAGCATATATAAATGCTCAAAAAATAGCAGTACTCTGTGATAAACCATATTATTATGCAACAAAACGTGAAGGGGAACATATGAGTTCAGCTTATGTCTCACCTAAAGATTTTTATCAAGTCATGTCATTGATTACTGAAGAAATCATAAATAGTACGTTAGATAATAAAGATGAAGTATTAGCATATTTCATAGACAGACATTTTTCTTTCTCAAGAACAAACAACTTTTCGTTAAAAATAGCAGATGATAAAAAACAAGAGTGGATGGATGCCTTAGGTGATTTTATCCTAAAAGTACCTTCACGCGTGGATGCATTATTAAAAGATGGGTTAAAACCATTATTATATTATGCACGTAAGAAGGATATGAACCATTATCAAATTGTCGAAGAAAGCTATAAGAATGGTGGATTTTATAACTTTAATGCATACCAAGAAGGATTAGAAATTCAATTCGATAAAGATGAGCCATTTTTTAAATTTCAACAACTTACTAAACCTGATTTAATGCTTACACAATTTAATTTTAATGATAAAGGTTTTAATTTAGAAGTAGAGTTTTTAAAATCCATTATTAATCCTAACCAGGTAGCTACTATGATTCAATTAAAACTTGTTTCGCGAAATAAGAAAGAAATGATTTATATACCTTTAGCAGTTAATGATCAAACACGCTTTAAATTTGGGGTGACTATGGACGAGATTATGCCATATTTAATTAAAGAAAAAGTGTGGGATATATTTTTAGAAATGCGTATTGATAATATGACGATTGAAAAGCGTATTGGTAATAAACGTAAAGCATATCCTTATGAGGCGGAGACAAGCACAATCACGAAAAATGGGAACCACTACTATCGCTTTACACCTTATTTTACAAAAGACTATGATAATTTATCGTTTTATGTAACACAAAATAGGTTGAACGATATGATAGAAGTGAAGGCTGTGGATAAAAATACGATGCAGTTACGAAGTTTAGAATTTAATTATTTAATATCTGAAGGTATGACAGCACTTATGTTAGGAAGTGATTTTACATATGGCTATCTAACTACAGCTACAGATGAAAAATGGATGATATATAAATTGACGCTTTTAAATAAGATAAAAACAAGTGAATTAAAAAAAGACTTTCGTATTGAAACACCGCACTTAGTTTTAAAATATTAATTGTATATAATGGAAAGTGGTCTAATGATATATTAGATCACTTTCTTTAATATACAGCGCGCTGTTATTGATAATCGTTTTCAATTATAGTATCGTGGGAATATGTAGAGTACGATCGTTAATTACATATTTGTAACAGTGTTTGATATTGAAGAAGCAAATGTTGATTGATGTTAAAAGGAGTTATCGATGAAGAATAATAAGATTGATGTTAAAGACTTAATAAATATTGGATTGTTTACGGCTGTCTATTTCATTTTTATAGCACCACCAGGTATTTTAGGCATTATCCCTATTTTTATGGTGTTACTTCCAGCAATGATAGGTTTAATTGGTGCTATTCCTATAATGTTACTACTCAGTAAAACTCAAAAATTTGGAGCGCTGACCATATGTGGAATAGTGGTTAGTTTAATATTAGCAATCATGGGACATCCATGGATAGCATTGATCCTCAGTGTCCCAATAATAATTATTGCAGATGTTATCATGTCTGTTGGACGCTATAAAAGTTGGAAATATAATATTGTAGGTTATATCGTATTTTCATTTTGGTCTGTTGGTAATTTATTGCCATTCTACTTTATGAGAACTTCATATTTATCATTTATTCGAGAAAAATATGGTGCAAATTATGAGGCGACAGTAGCAGGATTATTTTCATTTGGAATGATTCCTGTAATCATTATTACAACAATTGTTGGGGCATGGTTAGGCGCATATATTGCAAAAGGTGTATTGAAAAAGCATTTTAAGCGTGCAGGTATGATTTAATATGTATAATCATATAATAAAGCAAGATAAATTATATAATCTGGACCCAAGAATAAAGTTAGCACTTATGATCATTGTATCGCTTATCTCATTGACCGGTAGTGTAACTGGTAATCAAGTTATAGTGAGATTATTAATTATGTTGATACCAGTCGTATTAATAGTGATGATAGGTAAATATGTAAAAGGTATATCAGCACTTGTACTCATTACTTGTGCTTGGTATGGAGAAGCCTTCATTACAGTTGGTCAGAGTCAATTTGCAACACTAGCAATATTTATTCCTTCAGGTATTGTTACGCGCTTTTTACCGGCACTTGTTATGGGGTATTATATTTTCAAGACTACACAAGTAGAAGTGCTCATCGTTGGGTTGGAAAGTTTGAAGTTACCTAGACAGATTACGATACCTATATCAGTGATGTTTAGATTCATACCGACAATTAAGGTGGAATCAGCTTTAATTAGAGATGCTATGAAAATGAGAGGCATCTCATTGCGATTTGCTTTAAAAAAACCAATTCAATACATAGAATATCGTATTGTACCGATGTTAAGTAGTGTTGTGAAAATAGGCAATGAATTGACTGTTGCTGCAATGACGCGTGGCTTGAATTTAACGCATAGAAGAACAGCTATCATAAAATTAAAGTTAAGTTGGTTGGATTGGTTGTTTTTAGGTATAGGATTATTATTATACATTGCTTATTATCTATTGTGAGGTTAAAAAATGATTGAAATAAAAGGATTATCGTTTAATTATGAAAATGAACAAAAGGCACTGAACGATATAAATCTTACTGTAAATAAAGGGGAAGTGATTTGTTTAACCGGCGCTTCAGGTTGTGGTAAAACGACATTAACGCGCATATTAAACGGAGCAATACCTCATTTTTTTAAGGGGCATATTGAAGGTGAAATAATAATCAATAATAAAGATATGAAAGACCAATCTATCTATGATGTTTCTAAAGAAAGTGGGTCCGTATTTCAGAATCCTAGATCTCAATTTTTTTGCTTGAACACAACAAGTGAACTTGCCTTTGAACCTGAAAATTATGGCGTTAACCCTACGCAAATAAAATCAGATATTGGATATAGCGCATATCAATTTAACCTCGAACATTTACTAGATAGAGGTATTTTTAGCCTTTCAGGAGGAGAAAAGCAACTTATTGCATGCACGGCAATTCAAGTTTCTGGACATGCATTGATTATACTTGATGAACCCTCATCTAACTTAGATTTTAAGATGATTACTAGATTAAAAAGCATGATTGAACTTTGGAAAAGCACAGGAAAGACTATAGTAATTGCGGAGCATCGCTTACACTATTTAATAGATGTAGTAGATCGTTTTATCGTTATGGAGCAAGGAACTATAAAAAAAAGATATGATAATTACACTTTTAATACATTATCACTTGAGACGTTGACTTCATTAGGTTTGAGGCACACGCATCTCACTCATATGAAACCCAAACGAGTTAAAAGTAAAAGTACCACGTATTTAAACTTACATAACTTTTATTTCAGATACAAAGCTAAACAACCACTTGCATTGAATATCGATAAGCTAAAGTTACCTAAAGGAGAAGTGACAGCTTTAATTGGTTACAATGGTTCTGGAAAATCTACGTTTGCACGTTGCTTAACAGGTCTTGAACGTAAATTTAAAGGTAAAGTAAATAATGAAAAGAGTGTATTAACTCGAAACCAGAGATTAAATCATGTATATATGGTTTTTCAAGATGTTAATAATCAGCTATTTGCAGAAAATGTGGAAGAAGAACTGAGATTAAGTAATGATCAATTGAGTGATGAAGCAATTAAATCGTGTTTAACAAGATATGGGATAGCTAGTCATATTGAGCGGCATCCATTAGCACTTTCAGGTGGTGAAAAACAACGTTTAGCCATTGCTAGCGCTGTGGAAACCCAAAGAGACGTTTTAATATTTGATGAACCATCAAGTGGTCTAGATGGTAAAAGAATGAGAGAAATGAGCGAAATTATTAATGATTTGGCCCAGCAAGGGCATACAATAATAGTAATAACTCATGATTATGAGTTATTACTATCATGTGCAGATGAAGTATTACAATTGGAAGCAGGTTCTGTCGTATCACAGTATAGATTAGATGAATATAACTTAGAAAAATTGCAAACGTTCTTTGAAATAGAGAAGCCCTCAGATGAATAATATCTGGGGCTTTTTGTGGTTAATTTGGTGGAATAACTACATATTGTATAGATGAATTAGAAAGGGCATATGTAATAGCTTGATTATGATTATGTAAGCTTAATTTAGCTAATGGATGATTTGCCTTATTAATTTGTGTTAACAATGAAGGCTCAATAGAATTTAAATTTAAATCAGCTGAAATCATATTCGTTATAATGCCATGGTTTTGATTCAGCAGGCGCGTGAATATTGGGAAATCTTTAGAATAATGGTGATAAATGTTAACAATTATAGATGATTGACTAGGGTTCCTGATGAGATTAGTAAATAAAAATAAATGATAGTGATTATTTATTTTACTTACCATACCACAGGAATGCAACATGATATGTTGATTGATAAATGGTTGTAATAAATTGTAAATATGCACAATTGGCATTGTACTTTGATGACTTCCAATAAGCATGAGTCTATTCTTATCATTTGAGTAGTAAGGATAACCCAGACCACCAATTTTTTGATTTAAATCAATTAGTAAATGGAGTAAAAGTATGTGACTTTCGCAATTAAGATTATTAAAGTAGCGTCTCAATGCGTGATGTGTAATATTATTGAAAATTAATTTGTGTGAATAGGCGTTAGTCATGCGATTAATAAAGAGTAAGATTGATTCTCTTAAATTGTATTCGTTGTTATTTTGTTTTGATTTTTGCTTTAATTGTGTTCCTAGTTCAATAAAATCAAGATTAATATAATAATAATCAACATCGAAAGCAGTGATAGTTGTAATCATGTCACTTAAAGTTAATTTAGTGAGGATGATATCGTCTACACAAATGCCTAATTTTAAATTAGAATATTTTTTTTGTAGACGTTTAACTAAGTGATTCGTCTTATTGATACTATGAGATGTAAGCTCAAATAGTAGGGAGATACTATTTAAACATTGTATGTAAGATAGTGATGTATTAAATGCTTGTAATATATAATAGTTGAACGATTGGAATGAAGAGATATTAGTGATTTTAAATGTTAAGTGGCAATGTTTCCGTGTCAGAAATTCAATTGCATTAAATAGTTTTTGCATTGCTAGATTATTTATAAAATCAAAGTTTATGTTTTTAATTAGTAATATTACTTTTGAAAATTGTGAATAGATTATACTTTCTATATTATTTCTCTTGAAATTTAATAAATCGTACATGTTTTCTAACTCAATTACGATATAAGGATCTTTAAAATAATGGTTATATTTAATGTGAGTTAAATCTATATCGTTAACAGCTTCATTATTAGAAGTAGTATGTTTATAAAATTCAGAGATATGTTTGGACAAAACTATATGATCAGTTACAGGCCGATAAGGGATATCAAACTCTCCACATCTAAAGAGGTAGATATATCGCTTAGGTGGCATATTAACATAATATTTAAAATGCTTTGTATATGTACTTACATTTTTAAAACTATATTTAGCGGCAATATCATAAATATTTTTATTGTCTTGTGCCAAGTCATACAAAGACAAAGCTATTTTTAAGGAAGTAGTATAATATTTGAAATTAATATTCAATACTTTTGTAAATAGAATAGAAATATAAGATTGAGATATATAAAACGCCTTAGAAATTTGTTGGGTCGTGAGTGTTCCAAATATATTTTTATGTATATATTGAATGATTTTATTTAATAAAGGATGTTTTGTATGTAGTTGAGGTAAATATATATTCTGCAAAGGCACTTTGGCTTCTTTTATTAAATAATCTATTATTTTAGAAATATAGGAAGTGAGATGCGCTTCTTTAGAAAAATCTTTGTGTAATTCTTGCAAAATCATATTTTTAAATTGATCTATATGCTTAATACGGTTAAAGTCAAAATAAGCATTGACTAGGTAAGCATCTCTTGTCATAAATAAAGGTAACGGTATTTTTATTTCAATAAGATTATGGACATCTAACAATTGATATAAGTCTGCATTATTAATGATTATGCCGTCTTCTATGGTAACAACAGCCCCATTTAAAAATAATTTACAGGGATCTCCTAACGGTATTAATATCATGGTTTCATTTATACATCGTGCTAATTCAGTTGAGTAATGGTTTCTTATAGATATAGAACTAATCACAAATATCACCTTTGGCCTCAAATGGTACTATTATTAATAAGTAATAAAACTATTTTACAACTGTAAGCCCTTAAAAATGAATGGATATTAACAAAGATTAATAAAGGTATATTTAGAATTAATAATTAGAAGTTGGAAAGATAATTTTTAACTTATTAAAGAGAGAGTAGTAAAAAAAATATAGGTTTGATTAATAAATTTACTAAAAGTGAGTTAAAGGAATAGTTGTAAGAGAAAGTGTTCGGTTAAATATATGAAAAACAGGTTTCACATGGAAAGTGCATTTAAATGTATGAGTGGTTAATAATTATATTGTGTTACGAAGTATAACTTGAGAATCAGCAGTTTTAAAACATACATGAGTGAATAACACACGAATATTGAAAGAGATCTAAAATCACTGCCTGAAAGCGATTTTAGATCTCTTTTTTCAAATAAGCTTCTTGTGTATAAGCTTGAATTTGATAAGAATGCGGTTTTATATCATGTATTTTTAATGGGTGCATAAAGTTTAATTCTGGGAATGGAATATAACTATGATGATAGATGGCACATTGATAGAATTGATATAAAACACTAAAGCATTCTCTAAGAATATTATATAACTTGCATTGTAATGTTACAATATAATTTTTATTAGAATTATAATTCATACAACTTAAAGTAGGCTATAAAGAACTACGAAAGTTGTTAATATAGCTAAAATATAAAATTAATTTTTGAAAGTGCTATCTTTTTTTTATATAAAGGTCTAAAGATTTATAAACGACAAGCACGAATGAAATGATTAAAAATAAAGTGAATAAACCGTTAAACAAAGTGTTGTTAAAAATTTTAAAAATAGTAATTGAACTTAAAGTTTCTAAAAATACAGAACCGGTTGTTTTTACTTCAAAAATATCAAATACAAATAGCGTTAAAGTAATCAAGACCATATAACAGAACGCGATGAAAAAGAGATTGAATAAATCATGTGCAAATAATTTTCTCATAACAACCAGCCTCCTCTCTTACTTTTCTATATCCGATTTTAAGAATGTTAATGTTGCAATTTGTAAATTTACACAAAATTTACAAAGAGCCCCATAAAAAAATATTGAAAATACAATAGAACCTGTTTTAAATTATTGTGAAAGTGTATAAGAGTAAGTAAGTTTGATTTTTTATTTGTAAGAGGGAGGGTTAATATGTATAAAGCTATAATCTTTGATGTATATGGCACAATTTTTGATATATCATCTCTAAAAAATAATATGCCAGATTTTGATGATGATTTAGCGACCTCTATTGCAAAGTTGTGGAGAGAGACGCAAATGAGGCACATGTTTTTAAGGCAAGCAATGCAACGTTATATTTCATTTGATGAATTGACTAAAGAGACATTACGTTACGCTTTAGATGTTCATGAAATTCAATATAATCGTGAGGACGTTAATAGATTATTTGAAGCATATTTAGATTTAACCTATTTTAAGGAAATCCCTAGAGCATTATCAGATATAAAAGCAAAGAATATAGATTTGGGTGTGCTTTCAAATGGTAGTGATAATATGCTCATGCCATTAGTTGATAATTCAAAGATAGCTGAATATATCGATACCGTAATTAGCGTGGATGAAATTAAACAATATAAACCGAGTCCTGCTAGCTATGCACTCGTTTTAGAATATTATAAATTAAAGCGTGAAGATATTTTATTCGTATCATCGAATACATGGGATGTTACAGGCGCTGCCAATTTTGGATTTAACACGGTTTGGGTAAATCGAAAAAATGAAGTGTTTGATGAAAATGGTCAGCAACCTACTATTACAGTGAACAATCTTAATGAAATGGTAAAGTGGCTGGAAATGAATAAATAATTCTAAAAGAACATTTATATTATAATGGATAATAAACAAAGTAAAACGACAGATCTCATGTTATAGAGGTCTGTCGTTTTATGTCTGACTGAGCATAACTCAGTATATGAAGAACTTTTTATGAAAATAATTTTCGCTACTCATTTAATATATCATTTTATAGGAGATTTGTGACCTTACAGTA
It encodes the following:
- a CDS encoding helix-turn-helix domain-containing protein → MISSISIRNHYSTELARCINETMILIPLGDPCKLFLNGAVVTIEDGIIINNADLYQLLDVHNLIEIKIPLPLFMTRDAYLVNAYFDFNRIKHIDQFKNMILQELHKDFSKEAHLTSYISKIIDYLIKEAKVPLQNIYLPQLHTKHPLLNKIIQYIHKNIFGTLTTQQISKAFYISQSYISILFTKVLNINFKYYTTSLKIALSLYDLAQDNKNIYDIAAKYSFKNVSTYTKHFKYYVNMPPKRYIYLFRCGEFDIPYRPVTDHIVLSKHISEFYKHTTSNNEAVNDIDLTHIKYNHYFKDPYIVIELENMYDLLNFKRNNIESIIYSQFSKVILLIKNINFDFINNLAMQKLFNAIEFLTRKHCHLTFKITNISSFQSFNYYILQAFNTSLSYIQCLNSISLLFELTSHSINKTNHLVKRLQKKYSNLKLGICVDDIILTKLTLSDMITTITAFDVDYYYINLDFIELGTQLKQKSKQNNNEYNLRESILLFINRMTNAYSHKLIFNNITHHALRRYFNNLNCESHILLLHLLIDLNQKIGGLGYPYYSNDKNRLMLIGSHQSTMPIVHIYNLLQPFINQHIMLHSCGMVSKINNHYHLFLFTNLIRNPSQSSIIVNIYHHYSKDFPIFTRLLNQNHGIITNMISADLNLNSIEPSLLTQINKANHPLAKLSLHNHNQAITYALSNSSIQYVVIPPN
- a CDS encoding haloacid dehalogenase type II is translated as MYKAIIFDVYGTIFDISSLKNNMPDFDDDLATSIAKLWRETQMRHMFLRQAMQRYISFDELTKETLRYALDVHEIQYNREDVNRLFEAYLDLTYFKEIPRALSDIKAKNIDLGVLSNGSDNMLMPLVDNSKIAEYIDTVISVDEIKQYKPSPASYALVLEYYKLKREDILFVSSNTWDVTGAANFGFNTVWVNRKNEVFDENGQQPTITVNNLNEMVKWLEMNK